In Lathyrus oleraceus cultivar Zhongwan6 chromosome 2, CAAS_Psat_ZW6_1.0, whole genome shotgun sequence, the DNA window TGTGTTTCCCTAGCTGACACGACTCACAATGTAAATTAGATACCTTCGATAAATTTGGCACCAACTTATGTAGTTTGGAAAGACTAGGATGACCTAACTGAGCATTGATAATGAGTGGAGAATCTTTGGCTAAGCATGTCTGAGATCGTCCGTCCCGAACTCCGATCCTGCAGGGTAACATTATTGTTAGTGAAGGTGACACTACAATCAAGAGAACGAGTTAAACGACTGACTGAAAGtaaattaaatggacaattagGTACATAGAGAACAGAAGTAACCGAGAGAGAAGGTAGAATTTGAACAGTACCAATCTCTTCGGATCGGGTTTGAGAACCATGGGCAGAAGTTATAGTAGGTAAGAAACCGGATGTAGAGAGGGAAGAGAAAAGATTTTTATTACCGGTAACATGATCAGACGCACCAGAATGAAGGACCCAagatccaagagaagatgattAAGAGAGACAAGCAGATGAATTACTAGTGTGTGCTACCAAAGCAGTAAAAACTAAGTTCTGATAATTCTGATACCACCTGAGGAAATCATCGTAGTTTTGGCGTAAAGTTATGAGGAGTAGTCATGAGTATCGGATCTGAAACAGTTGCCCTATGGAGAGTGGAGCGGTAGGAAAATTGTCGGGATCGGCCGTCGGGCGTGCTGTCACGTGCGGAGGTTTCTGCCGATGAAAAGTGGGGAATGGGTGGATTGGAAGAGGCACTTCTGCTGGTAGGTTACCGGAGAATTTTGAAAAGTGAGAGACAAACCGAAGTGATGACACGGTTTGCAAAAAAAAATTCTCACCGGAAGACAGTGGGTCAATCGGATAAAGCACGGCGTAGAAAGAAATGCCTCTTAACAGACTCTAGATACCATTCAAGAAAGTACTCCCACACCTTTTCCGATAGTTATTAATGTCCCGCCTACCACAGGATCAAATGTGTGTAAACTAAATAAGTCTTTGTATGGATTAAAGCAATCCCCTAGAGCTTGGTTTGAAAAATTCACTCAATCCATGAAGAAACAAGGGTACATCTAAGGACAGGTTGACCACACCTGGTTCACAAAGTTCTTCCACAATGGGAAAGTTGTTGTCCtgattgtttatgttgatgatattgtcctTACTGGAGACGATACAGTGGAAATGGCAAAAGTAAAAGAGAAATTGGCAGTAGACTTTGAAATCAAGGACCTAGGATTCATGAGATATTTTCTAGGTATGGAGGTTGCTCGGTCAAAAAATGGTATTGTGGTTTCACAGCAGAAATACATTCTAGACTTGTTGAAAGAAACAGGAATGAGTTGATGTCGTCCAGCAGATACCCATATGAATCCTAATGCTAAACTTTTGGGGAAAGATAATGTTTCTGTTGATACTAGGAGATATCAGAAATTGGTTGGGAAACTGATTTATTTGTCACACACCCGACCTGATATTGTTTTCTCAGTTAGTGTAGTGAGTCAGTTTATGCATTCTCCTTTCGAGGAACATCTTGAGGCAGTATATAGGATACTGAGATATTTGAAGAAAAATCCTAGAAAAGGATTATTTTTTAAGACTAGTGAAAGAAATGTGTCTATCTTCACCGATGCCGATTGGGCAGGTTCGGTCACAGATAAAAGATCAACCTCTGAATATTATACCTATGTTTGGGGTAATCTTGTGACATGGAGCAAGAAATAAGGAGTTGTAGCAAAGAGTAGTGCAGAGGCCGAATTTAGAGCTATGTCTCAAGGTATTTGTGAAAGATTATGGATCCTTAGAGTCCTAGAAGAACTTATGATGAAAATTGAACTTCCATTGAAATTGTACTCTGATAGTAAAGTTGCTATTAGCATAGCTCATAACCCAGTTCAACATGACAGAATCAAGCATATCAAGATTGGTCGACACTTCATAAAGAGAAGTTAGATGCGGGAATCATATGTCTACCATTTGTAACTTCAAGTCAACAAACTGCGAATATCCTGACCAAAAGTTTGGCAAGGTCTACTTTTGAGACAAGGTGGACATGATAGATATCTATGCGCCAATTTGAGGGGggttggaaaatatattattttcggttttattattgcctttaatactacctttatttttttttattctCCATTAAGGAAAAAATCAATTGTAATAATTGTATCTTCACTATCTAAACCCGCCTAAGACTGACGAATAAGATATAATAGCTTTTACCTATTTTTTCCAATACCGCTATTGACTACTCTGAATTTAATCATTATCTAGGGTTTCGATAGCTCTGGTTCTAAACTTCTAATCAGGTTTTGCTTACCCTTAGTTTATGTTCTTAAGTTTCAATTCATCACAAGTATCATAAAAAAAGTCatattaataaaagaaaaatcaaacGAAGAGAAGATAATAAAAAGAGAGAAGAGGCAAAAATAGTCAAGACAAAGAGTGCCCTATTTTATTTTCGTCATTACGTATGTGGTAGGGGTGTACGTGGGTTGGGTTGGACTAGGTTTGGCCTAACCCGTTACCCAACCCATTCAAATTTCAATGGGTTGGGTCCATCGTCCAACCCACAATTTCATTATCAAAACCAACCTGAACCGACTCGTTCATTAATGGGTTGGGTTGGGTTCGTGGGTTatgtttcaaataaaaaatattgtTTTATGATTCTTTTTATCGGTTTTAAAAAAATGTAATACAACTCAATACAATCATACTCATTTATAACACTAAAATTCAATGAAACGCAtcatataatatctaataaaattcatCTACACGACATAACACTttataatagtataaaattcaacAAGACACGTTATTTTCATAAAATACATAAGTTAGAAATGATACCAAAAAAATAAGAAACAACATTTAATCTTAGAATTACATAAACTCATTGATTTAGTAGTTTTATTAGTGGAGAATAATTTTTTTTGGAACAGTTAGGCTTATAagtgagatattaattttatatttttatttaaaataataataaattactaAAGTCGCATCAATGGGTTGGGTCAACGGGTCTGCGGGTTGGAAAACTCAAACCCGATACCCGAACCAAAACTATACGGATTGTTATGGGTTGGGTTGGGGATACCCGTAAATGAATGGGTTCGGATAATTTATGGGTTGTGTTTGATTGTGTCAGCGGATTCGTGGGTCGACCCGCACCCATGAACACCCCTAATATTTGGGTTCTATGAAGATTTTTGAGAATATTCTGAATTAGTTCTCTATGAACTTAATGATAATGAAAAAGGAGTAAAATCCTTAATCTAAACAAGAGTAAAGAAGAGCAAAATGGAGTGATTTAATTTTTCAGGTGAAACACATAAGGGGTTAAGGTGAGGTACTTTGTTAACTTACTTTTGTAGCAACATGACCAATAAAGATAATAACGCTTAGCATAATAGTCCTGAGTTTGGTGAAAATTTCTACAATGAGACAATAATGGGGAAGACCGTGTGCATGATGAAgggtgaaaagaagcaatttaaTAAGTGGACGGGTTAAATAAAGAGAAATCTTTAGGATTAATCACATCGCACTCATCGGATGCAGAAAGCTCATCTTAAAGGAGAAGGACTCGTACCATAGAGATGTTCAGAAAAAAGAATAAGATTTAGCGGGTTTGAAACTCTCAAACTAGCTTGTGCTTGTTCAAGCCTTTTCCCTCTCCACCATAACATTGCCATCAAAGAACTACTAAGAAAAAGGCCACCAGAAATTAGACAGAAATCTAGAGAAGAGAAAAAGAATACTTATGACCCATATACTTATCTGATAAAGAGAGCAGATTAATGAAAAAGGGGACCCTTGTTTACCAATTTATTCTTCATGGCTGGATATACGAGTCCATTACTCTTGAAGAAGTAGCTCCAACCAAGAAATCAAAAGAGGTATTTGTGTAAAATTTAAAACTTAAACATAATATTATGTTGTCATACTCATactaattaaaaaaatatatctTTTATTGGTTCATCAAACTAGAATGCCAAAGTTCATCAGGGAAAATCTCTAAGAAAGGGGGATAATAGTGAAATTGGAGGTAGTTGGAAGATGCAGACAAACAGGAGCATGAGATACTAGGGGATGAGGAAGATCCAGGCAGTGTTATCAAATAGCGGCGCCATGGTTGCTATGGCGGATATACATGGCAGTTTTGGGGCTTGCCGTAATGGTAAATATCGGCCGATATTGTGGGTTTTTCCGCCATAATCCGCTATAACGGTGCCGCAAAGCGGCCGGTATGGCGGGATTTTGGCTCTCCGCCATCGACAACACTGGAACCAAGTGATTTGATCTTGCAGATGATGAACGACCAGAGTGTAGTTAGATTATGTTTTTTGAGGGATTGAACCCTTGAACTTTGTGCAACCAGCTACCATATTTGTGACATTTGAATTTACTACTTGAATCttgtattattttaatattcaTATATGATGTACTAGCTCATGCTTTTTTTCTTATGTTACTTGTTTTTACTTTAAAATGACATTTTTATCAATGTATTTACAACTCATAGAAAATATTCAATTCACAGTTAAAAAAATAGGTCTTCCTATTCATGATAGTTATCTCGATTGCTCCCACAATAAAACAATAGGTCCCTACTAGAATTGAACCAACCAACCATGACTAAAGGTTCTCCCGAGTAAAATTAGTATTCATAACTTTCACAATAAGCAAGACTGAAATTCAGCTCGCTGTTGGATTTTGAAGTCCATTTCAAATAATATCCTCTATAGGAATAATATTCAAATAGAAAAGTAGATAAACATGAAACAATGAGCCAATTCTATAATTACCAAAAAGAAAAATGTGATGGTACATAATTGAACATCGAATGTCACGTTTAACAGAATTTTTACCTGAAACTATCTGGGACTTATTCTCAACAGAAGCATGGTTTCCATCTGCAGGAACTTGTGATGAAGGTTGCATTTCGGACTGGTGTGGCACAACTATTGAGCTGGATGGAACTAGTGCAGCTAGATCAGGAGGTTGATCTTTGCTCACTACAGGAATGGCCTGCAAGGAGGATAAATAAAACATGATGACTAATGATCGGTAATAGGTTATAGGACAGGACGTCATCTTAAATTTACTCACCTCAAAATCAACATACGAGGGATCCTTTCCTATTGACTTTAGAAATTTGTCAAGGTCATGAGCATTTAAAGCTGCAAGTGCATGGAAGATTAGACTCTAATTATCTTATCAACTAGTTGCAACAATACGTTAAGGTACGTTTTAAGGTACTTTTATGCAGTATCCAAAATGTTGCAACAATATCCTACCTAAAAAATAGATCCACAAAACATGAGATACATCAAAATTAAAACTACTTAGATATGATTCAGTTTCACTGATTTCATATTCATCCAAATTCTAAATGAAAGCCCTTCTGCCATAAGATTAAATGAACGAAATATTAAAAATATAGAGCTAGTTTGGATAAACTTTTTCCACCAGTACTTGtagaaaagaaaagaataaaatgaTCTTGCAATAGCCGCGAGTATTTTAGCCAACGGCTTCTGTAATTTGTTGAAATCAACTTTTGCACCCCAATTTGTTTAAGAATCTATCATATGTAGCTTTTCCATACACACGCATAAAGTTGTAAAGGCTTTTTCACGAGTTAAAAACCAAATAATTATTTCCGTTAAAACACACCTAAAAACTAGAAGTTAATTCAAACTGTTAAGAGTCTCACATCGGACAATATAAGgtctgaacatgtgtttataaatggaggcagtcctcactctacaaaccggttttgtagggttgagttaggctCAATCACACATTtttaacatggtatcagagcctcgtttaagatccggtgggccacccaccatttatttccacgcttcagatgtccagtcctgggcgatgtccagtcctgggcgtgagggggtgtgttaagagtcccacatcggacaataaTAGAGACAGTCTTCACTCTACAAACCGGTTTTGTAAggttgagttaggcccaatcACACATTTTTAACACAAATAATGATATTTGGTGAAAAAAATATGAAACAAGCATTCTCTCTTCGTGAAAGAGACTTCTCACTTACATATAGTCATGTCATTTGCCAGTGGATGGAAGAAGCAGAACTCATGAGTCTTGAACCCTTGATCCAACAAGAGCACAACATCTCTTCAAAAAGGTAATGATGTGACGCGTAAGAAAATGGTCCTTCAACAGTCTAATGCATCATCGTTAAATAAAACAAGATTTTCTACAAATGCAACATTGTTATTTCTTTAGAATGTACCATGTTTGAAAACACCCAAGTAAACATAAACTACTATATAATACGATCTTCAACTTCAACAGACCCATGCATTATCACATATCAAAGCAAGCTTTGCAACATATGTAATTGCTAATTCTTTAGCATAATCCATTCTAGTTCATCGATCAAGAGGAAATTTTCAAGCTAATAGAATAAGCATTAATAACTTTTAAATTCATTCATCGTTTTTGTAAACATTGAGCAAAAGAAGCTTTATAACAACAGTTAATCGTGGTATTCAAAACATACTATTTTCATATTCAAATAAACAAGAAAATACCTAACATTACTTTTATGTTTTCATATCTTTCCATTGTCAAATGTATCTAAAATTAGAAAATTTGATAACTGTCCACTAGAAAATGACTCCAAAGCAAGGTAATTGCAATTAATAGCAAAAATCAAGATTGAAAAAATAAAGAATTAGATTTTTGAATAGTAGGACAATGAGAATAAGAACATAAACATCCACATACCGTGCTGAGTCATTCACTACCGCAAACGGGGTGACACAACCCAAGGGCACCTTGTGAGTAAAGAAAAAAAAGTATTGTGAAACAGGTTCTTTAGCAAACAATCACATCAAAATATGAGCCTAAAAATGTCTTCAGTAACAAAAAGATAAACAAAGGCATAGAAAAACCTGAAGCATTTCTGTTAAAGCCTCTGCAGGTGCCATTCTGAGACCTCCTTTACCTAAACCAAGCCGCTGAGATAACACTGCTCAGGTTTGATGCAACAAATAAACATCATGACATTCCGTTAAACCAAGTCAAAAAAAAATTCTGAGAATTGCAAAACTATTCATCATATACCTTTTATATCTACTTTGGTGTTGACTAAAGCAGAAACGATATAAAATCTATGTTTCTTATCCTGTAAACGCATAGTAATAATACTAATCAGGACATATTATCAAGGTATCAAAATAAAATTCCTCAACCACAATAGCAATCTAGACCGCGACATAAATATTTTATATGTCTAACTCCAACACAACTGCGATTGAGCAACCATCACCTGCATTTGATGTGATTCTATGCACATCAAGGATCACAATGTCATCGCAACTGCAATAACAATTAAAAACCACTGGCATATACATACAGGGTTTTAAAAAACGGTCCGCAACCGCGAAAACGACCACGACAAAATGGTATCGGCATATGCCGATACCGATACCTTATCACCACTTTTTTAATTCACATCACAACGACGGCAATGAGTGTCGCGACACCTGTATGCATATGCAGGCTTGAACAGAAATTACCTTCAAAAATAAATTTTTACTCAGCCCACCACCTAAATTTCCAACATACTTTTCCTGTATggaaattaataaaaaaaaatcagaaaaaataaATATGAATAGAATTTACATAATACATTATAATGCTTTTTATTTTTACCCCTTCCTCAACTGTCAAAATAACTGGATGCTCATACTGTGAAAAATTAATCTGAAGCTCCTGAAAACCCCCCAAAAAGAAAAATCAGTGCATAAAAAGGATAAAATGTAATCATCAAATAACACTATAACAGTACATCATGTAATGTAAACCTAGGTCAACGATTGTGATGATGATAATTCATAAGAAATAAAAGTGCAATAGATATTGGTTTATCAAAAGGGTAAGTAGTACATAAAATGGAAGATACTTGAAAACGAAGGACATGCATACGAAGAAACAAAGGAAAATCAAAATAACATAAGAAAGCAATGGTGAGAGAAAACCTTTAACTGCGCAAGAAGTTGTTCCTTTGTATAGCCCATAGCGTTTTTGCAACAGAATGGAAGAAAGGAAATGAGAATTTTTGCAATCGGAAGATTCACAACAACACAGCAATAACAACAGCACTGAACTTTGTGATGGTTCTGTATCGGGGGAACTTATTGTATTGTATGTTGGAACTCCAAGCTTACACGGTAAGATTACCTGTAATTTGGAGTAATCAAAAGTCAATTGTACTATTGTGATATTTGCCGTCGATAGAATATTATGTTAATTGAACGGATTGGATTCATGTTTTACACCTGATGTACTAGTTGACTCTTAATAATGCTTATGTAAGCTTGCCCGCACCAgaattgttttttttttttcaacTCTAGAATTTATTTTTTGTCATATTTAAAAGTAAGTGGGTTGAGATATTTAAAAGTAAGTGGGTGAGTCAATTGACAAACAATGTAATACATCATCTTGTAACTATTAATTAAGTAAATTTGATTTTTCTTTTATAGATTTGATAAATTAATGAATTTAGTTCATATATGAATTATATACATTAACGGTCAAATATTCTAAAAATATTAAATTTGTTTATAATAGTCATTGGAGAGTGTATATGGAGAATGTTTCTCCGATTCTAAGTGATAGAGAAGCATGTTAATGAAATTCAAAAATGCATTTATAAATTCGAAAGTGTATTTTTTTTACGTATTTATTTCACATCAAATACATGCGTAAATGAATCACACCCTTCTTTTTTGTCTGAAATTAGTTCGAAAATACACTTTTGTATTCTGCTTGTATGCAACACATGCATTCCTAACTGAGACACCCTCATTTTGACATAAATTAATATAGAGATGCATCTTCATATTCACCCTAGACATAATACAAATACATACTTCTGCATTAATCCTAGACATTAAATTTAGACTTTTTTTTAGAGATACATCAATGTAATAGATCATGTATTATAACTATATAGCATAGTAAATTTTATGTAAATTAAACCATACATTTATCAAATAGGATGAAAATGGCATATATAAATGAATAAGTCATGAATCT includes these proteins:
- the LOC127118907 gene encoding uncharacterized protein LOC127118907 gives rise to the protein MGYTKEQLLAQLKELQINFSQYEHPVILTVEEGEKYVGNLGGGLSKNLFLKDKKHRFYIVSALVNTKVDIKVLSQRLGLGKGGLRMAPAEALTEMLQVPLGCVTPFAVVNDSARDVVLLLDQGFKTHEFCFFHPLANDMTISLNAHDLDKFLKSIGKDPSYVDFEAIPVVSKDQPPDLAALVPSSSIVVPHQSEMQPSSQVPADGNHASVENKSQIVSEQVFKPSISKKVTKEKPVNNGHSSNSFADVGPLVEEILHKASDLLLSEIKEDTIKQHGEHLGTVVSDNLRKVLVSDLKNLAMIFKNSAYTEGFHAGIHHQSKHL